In bacterium, the following proteins share a genomic window:
- a CDS encoding 3',5'-cyclic-nucleotide phosphodiesterase, whose protein sequence is MIIKVLGSAGSEVPGHNCPAFLIDGKVLLDAGTIGLTLNIREERNLSWILLTHAHFDHIKGIPFLLDNLVTRGTGTTVTVLGAKSVLDDVRTCIFNDRIWPDFTRIPSPARPALRFRSIGTTRPVRLGDYRITMERVAHPVPAYGYIVETPEKKALAYTGDTGPTERFWGRVSRRGVKYVITEASLPNRLERLALAYGHLTPALLEREIAKLSRPPKKIFVMHLKPQFAQEIEAEIQGLRRKDIEFLKDGEAILL, encoded by the coding sequence GTGATCATCAAGGTGCTGGGTTCCGCCGGCTCCGAGGTGCCGGGGCACAACTGCCCCGCCTTCCTCATCGACGGGAAGGTCCTGCTGGACGCCGGCACGATCGGGCTCACCCTGAACATCCGGGAGGAGCGCAACCTCTCCTGGATCCTCCTGACGCACGCGCACTTCGACCACATCAAGGGGATCCCGTTCCTGCTGGACAACCTCGTGACGCGGGGGACCGGGACGACCGTCACCGTCCTCGGCGCGAAGAGCGTCCTCGACGACGTGCGCACGTGCATCTTCAACGACCGCATCTGGCCGGATTTCACCCGCATCCCGTCGCCCGCGCGTCCGGCGCTGCGGTTCCGGAGCATCGGCACGACGCGGCCGGTCCGCCTCGGCGATTACCGGATCACCATGGAGCGGGTGGCCCACCCGGTGCCCGCGTACGGCTACATCGTCGAGACGCCGGAGAAGAAGGCCCTCGCCTACACGGGCGACACCGGCCCCACCGAGCGGTTCTGGGGGCGGGTGTCGCGGCGCGGGGTGAAGTACGTCATCACGGAGGCCTCGTTGCCGAACCGGCTGGAGCGGCTGGCGCTGGCGTATGGCCACCTCACGCCCGCCCTGCTCGAGCGCGAGATCGCCAAGCTGTCCCGGCCGCCGAAGAAGATCTTCGTCATGCACCTCAAGCCGCAGTTCGCGCAGGAGATCGAGGCCGAGATCCAGGGGCTGCGCCGCAAGGACATCGAGTTCCTCAAGGACGGCGAGGCGATCCTGCTCTAG